In Ignisphaera sp., the sequence GTAAATGGTATTATAAATTGAAACATTGATAACTTAAAGATGCTCCCCCTAACCTTCTTTACTTGCGATGAGGCAACAATATATTTTTTTCTGCTTATGTAAGCCTTTCTAACTGTTCTCTCTATCATAGCACTTTGCTTTACAACATTATATCGCTTGACAATATTTATTGTACCATAAAGAGCTAAGGTATTTACTGTAAAGCTTATTGCAAGTGCTAACATAACTATAGTTTTCAGACTCTATTCACCTATTAATCTTCTAAGCATTGGATACATCTCAAGCGTTCTCTCATACATCAATATTTGGTAATAGTTATAGACTATTCCTACTGCAAGCAACAATCCTGTTCCAGTACCATAACTGCCAAATATATCGCCAACAAGTGATATAACGGCAACAGCTATTGAGCTGAATACTGCAAGTGGATATATGTACCTCGCTAGATATGATGCCAATACCCTCGGGTTTCTCCTCATACCTGGTATGTCAAGCCCAGACTTTATTAGATTCTCAGCCTGTGCCTCTGGATTGAGACCAGCTATCTCAACCCACAGTAAACCAAATAGAATACACATAGCCATAAACATTATTGTATATGTTATGGACTGCCATGGTCTTATTATGAATGTATATAACGTAGGTGGTGAAAGATAAGCCCGAATAGCGTTGACAGTATCAGCTCCAATATAGTTTTGAAGCAAGTTCAAGAAGAGTACTATATCTGATATTAATATACCTGTAAGCAAAACAGGAATGTTAGTTACATAAAGAAGTTGCAAAGGAACCTTGGTTTTTATACCTCCGTATCTGCTCACAACAATTGGTATATTTATTCTCGCAGCATTAAGATAAGATAGTGCTGCTATTAGGGATATAGATGTTACAAGACCAACAATTGTTGGATATCCTGCTGCAAGCCTATCTATAAAGATATACCAAAAGTTTAATGCACCATTCCTAATACTGGTTATTACAAATGGTATTAGCCCATATATTTCCCCCCCAGACTGAAGAGGATAAGGCGTGAAAAGATCACTGAAGAACCTCCATGCAACACCTATTAAAATGAAGAGGCTTACACCACTGCCAAGCCCCCAACCTTTCTGCACAGCCTCATCAAGCATTATAATCACTATTCCACCCCATAAGAGCTGCGCTACAACAGCAACCTTGATCCATATGGGGACAGCTTGGGGAATATACCAGTAAACCCCACTTACCACAAAACCTGTTGCCTCTACAATGGCAAGTATTATTCCAAGACCTTTAGAGGCTAATGTAAAGTTCTTCCTAGCCTCAGGATCATTTAAGTCTAGGTCTAATATCTTTGCACCAACAAGTATCTGCAGAATCAAACCAGCTGTAACTATAGGACCAATTCCGAGCTGTGCAAAGGTTCCAGACTGCATAGCCAAAATAATACTTATGATTGGAGATATTGCTCCTCTGCCCGCTGTTTGAATGCCGTAAAGCTTTGTTGAAGCTAGCATAACATATGCTATCGCCACCAGCGCTGTAAATAAGAGCCTCTTCCCCAGAGAGACTTTTCTAGCAGGTCTTGGAGCAGATGGTATTACAAGCCCTATCTTTGCTAATGCCTCAATTATTCCCAACATCATACACCCATCATAATGGACAAGGATTAATTGGTTTGAATCTTAAAGATTTGTAAATCAGTTCAGAAAATATATTCTTCACACTCTATTGAAATATTCTTTGTATTACACCTCCTGCCTTCTCTATCTTCTCTTTAGCCTTTTTAGAAAACGATGCAACAAAAACTTTGACTGGATACTCAATGGTTCCTCCTCCAAGAAGTCTATTTATACCTAGCTCTGATAGATTTATGATCACCTTATTGTCTTCCATGGCAACCTTTTGACTTTGCATTAATTTTCTAACAATCTCATTCAATTCACCAACATTTATAGTCCTCACCCTTGCATTCCTACTTCTTGGTGTGAAACCCTCCTTTCCAAACCAATTTCTAAAGTATTTTACTACCCAAGACCATTTATGCTTATGCATACCACCTGCTCCCCTACCTCCTCTAGAACCAGATTTTCTATGCTGACCTATGCTACCCCAGCCGCGATTTCTATACCCATGCATTTTTCTGCTCTTTTTCTCTCTTCTAACAACCATTTTACATCATCCTTAACAACAAATCATTTATCTCCTTGCCTCTATATCCCAGTTCACCACCATCTTTATAAGGTTTTTTGATACTCCCTTTGAATCCTTTTGATGGTGGATGCAACCTAAATATTGGTTTTATCCCATAGTTTTCTAGTTTATGGTAAAGCACTTTATTTTCAAATATCGCTTTTGCTAACACATCTATATTTTCAAACCCTAGAACCTTCTTAACATATTCATCAGTTAGTGGCTTGTTTCCGACTATTCTCCCCCTAGTTTTAAGCAATTGAGTTAAAACAGAGAGATCTATTTCTCCCCATGTTATCCAATCCTTAACCTTTTCTAACATCCCCTCGATCTCCGGGGTGGCAGGGTATATAACGCAGTGGAACTTTCTTGTAAGCCTTAAAAGCCTAAGTGTATATTCCACATCTTTTGGAGTTCCCACGGTTCCTCTTAGCCTTATTATTGCATATAGCTTCGTATTTACTCCCATGCTTTCTTACCCCAGTCAACTGGTGTCACAAATCTATTAGTATTCTTAAGAGCATTGTACACAGCTTTAGCAAAGTTTATGGTTGTTCTTGTCTCGCCTTTGGTGAACGTCCATACATCTCTTAATCCAGCTAAGCGCAAAATTGTTTTAGCCACCTCTCCCGCAACTATTCCTACACCAAGTGGTGCAGGGATCAGCGTTATTTCTACGCTACCAGACTTTCCATTAACTCTAAATGGAACTGAATGTGGTTCGTTACAGCTACACTCCCAACTTCCACAACCTCTTCTAACAGGGATTATGTTTAACTTAGCATCTATGGTCGCTTTTTCTATTGCTGTTCTCAGCTGCTTTGCCTTCCCTATACCTAGACCGACGTATCCATTCTC encodes:
- a CDS encoding 30S ribosomal protein S5 — protein: MSINIEEWTPRTRLGWMVKEGKITSIDQIFALNAVIMEPEIIDILLPNLKQEILDVVLVQKMTDAGRISRFRAAVAIGNENGYVGLGIGKAKQLRTAIEKATIDAKLNIIPVRRGCGSWECSCNEPHSVPFRVNGKSGSVEITLIPAPLGVGIVAGEVAKTILRLAGLRDVWTFTKGETRTTINFAKAVYNALKNTNRFVTPVDWGKKAWE
- a CDS encoding 50S ribosomal protein L30, coding for MGVNTKLYAIIRLRGTVGTPKDVEYTLRLLRLTRKFHCVIYPATPEIEGMLEKVKDWITWGEIDLSVLTQLLKTRGRIVGNKPLTDEYVKKVLGFENIDVLAKAIFENKVLYHKLENYGIKPIFRLHPPSKGFKGSIKKPYKDGGELGYRGKEINDLLLRMM
- the secY gene encoding preprotein translocase subunit SecY encodes the protein MGIIEALAKIGLVIPSAPRPARKVSLGKRLLFTALVAIAYVMLASTKLYGIQTAGRGAISPIISIILAMQSGTFAQLGIGPIVTAGLILQILVGAKILDLDLNDPEARKNFTLASKGLGIILAIVEATGFVVSGVYWYIPQAVPIWIKVAVVAQLLWGGIVIIMLDEAVQKGWGLGSGVSLFILIGVAWRFFSDLFTPYPLQSGGEIYGLIPFVITSIRNGALNFWYIFIDRLAAGYPTIVGLVTSISLIAALSYLNAARINIPIVVSRYGGIKTKVPLQLLYVTNIPVLLTGILISDIVLFLNLLQNYIGADTVNAIRAYLSPPTLYTFIIRPWQSITYTIMFMAMCILFGLLWVEIAGLNPEAQAENLIKSGLDIPGMRRNPRVLASYLARYIYPLAVFSSIAVAVISLVGDIFGSYGTGTGLLLAVGIVYNYYQILMYERTLEMYPMLRRLIGE
- a CDS encoding uL15 family ribosomal protein gives rise to the protein MVVRREKKSRKMHGYRNRGWGSIGQHRKSGSRGGRGAGGMHKHKWSWVVKYFRNWFGKEGFTPRSRNARVRTINVGELNEIVRKLMQSQKVAMEDNKVIINLSELGINRLLGGGTIEYPVKVFVASFSKKAKEKIEKAGGVIQRIFQ